In Paractinoplanes brasiliensis, the following proteins share a genomic window:
- a CDS encoding HdeD family acid-resistance protein — translation MSSHTLTTTADTGHESRFWWMSAVLGILTVAVGVAALVWPEATIRVVGLLFGLNLLVTGLIRAGLCLVVSWYPVLYRVLGVVFGVLSAIVGIICMRNVLASAVLLIVFVAIGWLLDGIIELSSALAGAQDPLRMWRAAAGAVYLLAGVVVLVWPALSLRVFLVVGAVALIVVGIAQAAVSLGLARAARRPAG, via the coding sequence ATGTCCTCGCACACGCTTACCACCACCGCGGACACCGGTCATGAGAGCCGCTTCTGGTGGATGTCCGCGGTGCTCGGCATCCTCACGGTGGCCGTCGGCGTGGCCGCACTGGTCTGGCCGGAGGCGACCATCCGGGTGGTCGGCCTGTTGTTCGGCCTCAACCTGCTGGTCACGGGCCTGATCCGCGCCGGCCTGTGCCTGGTGGTGTCCTGGTACCCGGTGCTGTACAGGGTGCTCGGCGTGGTGTTCGGCGTCCTGAGCGCGATTGTCGGCATCATCTGCATGCGCAACGTCCTCGCGTCGGCCGTCCTGCTGATCGTCTTCGTCGCCATCGGCTGGCTGCTGGACGGCATCATCGAGCTTTCCTCCGCGCTGGCCGGGGCGCAGGACCCGCTGCGCATGTGGCGCGCGGCGGCCGGTGCGGTCTATCTGCTCGCCGGCGTCGTGGTCCTGGTCTGGCCCGCCCTGAGCCTGCGGGTCTTCCTGGTGGTCGGCGCGGTGGCGTTGATCGTGGTCGGCATAGCGCAGGCCGCCGTCAGCCTCGGACTGGCCCGCGCCGCGCGCCGACCGGCGGGCTGA
- a CDS encoding DUF1269 domain-containing protein, with amino-acid sequence MAIRSLSPAPPPATSPLLGEFASAMKPFGGEVLQTSLSAEDEKEPAVELSGS; translated from the coding sequence GTGGCCATCCGCTCACTTTCACCTGCCCCGCCGCCGGCCACCTCGCCCTTGCTGGGTGAATTCGCCTCCGCGATGAAGCCGTTCGGCGGCGAGGTGCTGCAGACCTCACTGTCGGCCGAGGACGAAAAGGAACCGGCCGTCGAGCTCAGCGGTTCCTGA